The following DNA comes from Cyanobacteria bacterium QS_8_64_29.
CGACCAATTGGCCATCGGCAAACGCGCTGCCAGTGGCATAGACAAAGCGCGGCAGAATGAAACAGCGAAAATCCAGCATGAGGCTGTTGGCAAAAGGCATGACTGCCATGTAGCTCCCTTGGCCGCCAGCCGCGCAGAGAAACCCCACGACCTTCTCGTTCCAAGCGCTGCCCGTCAGCTCGAGAAAGTTTTTGATGTTGGCGTTGACGTCGTAGTTGTAGATGGGCGTTGCCACGACGATGCCCTGCACCCGAGCGACGGTCTCGGCAAGCGGCGGTAGCTCGGGGTGGTTGTAAGCCGAGCTGCCATCGCACAGCGGAAGCGTGACCTGCCGTAGATCCAACCACTGCGCC
Coding sequences within:
- a CDS encoding flavoprotein — protein: MRYLIIGASLNPNSHSQILAQAAQQQLQAQGQQAQWLDLRQVTLPLCDGSSAYNHPELPPLAETVARVQGIVVATPIYNYDVNANIKNFLELTGSAWNEKVVGFLCAAGGQGSYMAVMPFANSLMLDFRCFILPRFVYATGSAFADGQLVDADIQSRLADFVERFGVTEALSAPSAVSESQ